From the genome of Adhaeribacter pallidiroseus:
GAGAAGCATGGTTTATAATAACTTTCGCGCCCGCCTGCTTCTAAAAATTGGTAAACTGGTACTTACGATCAGTTTGCTGGCCTTTATCTTATTTTATCCGCATTGGTACGTTTCGGCATTTTGCCTGGCTTTGCTCATTGCTGCCCAGATTTATTTTTTAATCGAGTACGTAGAGCAAACTAACCGCGAGTTAACCCGGTTTTTTAGCGCCATCCGGTATTCCGATTTCACTCAACGATTTTCGCCGGAAGGTAAAAACCCCACCTTTAAATTACTTTACCACGAGTTTAACGAAGTAATTGAAGCCTTTCAGCGGATAAAAGCCGAAAAGGAAGCCAATCATTTGTATCTGCAAACCATAGTGGAGCACATGAGTATCGGCGTAATGACTTTTAATGCCGACGGTGAGGTTAAATTGTTTAATAAGGCGGCTAAAGAGTTATTGCGGTTGCCCTATTTAAAAAATATCAAGTCGCTGGAGCGGATAAGCCTGGAACTAATGGCTACGCTGCACAGCCTGGAAACCGGTGATAGTAAGTTGGTTTCCATCTCCCGCGAAGACGGCGCGGCTTCTTTGGTTTTACGCGCGACGCAATTACAACTACAGGGCGAACAGTTAAAAATTATATCGCTGCAAAATATCCGTTCCGAGATGGAAGAACAGGAACTGGAAGCTTGGCAGAAATTAATCCGGGTGTTGTCGCACGAAATTATGAATTCTATTACGCCGGTGGTTTCCTTGGCTTCCAGCATTCACGATTTAGTAGCCCAGGATTTAATTACCCAAACGGCAGGGGGGCACTTAGCCGTGGACGAAGAAGTAATGGCCGAT
Proteins encoded in this window:
- a CDS encoding sensor histidine kinase; its protein translation is MVYNNFRARLLLKIGKLVLTISLLAFILFYPHWYVSAFCLALLIAAQIYFLIEYVEQTNRELTRFFSAIRYSDFTQRFSPEGKNPTFKLLYHEFNEVIEAFQRIKAEKEANHLYLQTIVEHMSIGVMTFNADGEVKLFNKAAKELLRLPYLKNIKSLERISLELMATLHSLETGDSKLVSISREDGAASLVLRATQLQLQGEQLKIISLQNIRSEMEEQELEAWQKLIRVLSHEIMNSITPVVSLASSIHDLVAQDLITQTAGGHLAVDEEVMADVQTGLLTIEKRSEGLLHFVHDYRKLARVPKPNLKPVKVKSLFEQLDSLMRTEMGYHQVKFALHVPKEDMEIAADAELISQVLINLVKNAMEACSGCENPQVEIFAYYDAMENNRVRIDVKDNGPGIPEEIIDKIFIPFYTTKKEGSGIGLSLSRQIMRLHRGTLRVNSTAGKQTIFSLLF